The nucleotide sequence taaaaaaaatggtgttatCTTGTTATACTAAAAAGTATCGTCTTCTCCTCTCAGAAAATAAGTCTATAGTGGTGTAGACACGAAACGTACTGGGCAAACGTGAACAGAGAATTAGATTAGAGAAAACGAACCTAAACCAGCATTGGTGATCAGCGCTATATAAGCCGAGCACCTTATCCAAGTCTCCAGCACTAAGGGGatgctgcccatagcaaccaatcaggttgaatCTTTCATTTCAATAGGTcaggtttaaaaataaaagaaattattttattggttGCTCTTGATAGTTTTTATCTGCACTAGTTTATATAAATGAAGCCCTATATCTGGGCACAGAAATGTTCTTATAAACTGGCGGTGGGTGGGTGTTCCCATCCAAAGGTATTACTGAAGGCCTTAATTTGGCCTTTGAACCCCCTTTCCCTCATATATTTATACCACAGAACAACTAATGCAGGCAAGAGAGCCAGCTGCCCACCGCATTTCCCATTAATGTTTAGTCAgaaaatagaagaaaacactTGATGGGATGCTACGGGCACCTATTCCATTTATTAGTTTATACACATACGGGCTATTATGTGGAGTGGACATTGGTCATTCAGCTCGTTAGTCCGGCAACAGCTGAAAGCTATATAAAGTGAACAGACCAGAAAGATTTCATGAGTTTCTAATCCACTGAGCAGTATCATCATAGAGCAGCAACGCTCCCCTCACCTGAATGTGTACGCTTCCGTGCGCCGGTAACCACTGGAGACATGCAGCATCTACAGACGGAGGCGGTCCTATGTGTGCGGACTCTGCACTGCCCCCTACAGACCATACACGGGAATTACCAGCAGAACACCGCGTATCATTATTGCCGCTTGCATTGTGCAGTGATAGCTGTGCGCCGTGGTCTATATAGCTAAatataaacatacacatacatatatatatatatatatatatatatatatatatatatatataaataaaatctcATCATAATGTCTTGTGGAATAAAACATAAACGTATCATTTATTATGGTCCATGTGGCAGAATGAGCTCGACTGTGTAGGCTGGAGTGCTAAGAATGTGCTATAGTGAGGATGAGAGACACGATGTGATCcaaggcgagggaggctactcctACACCCCACAGTACATGCTGTGTGCTACCAGGCGATGCTACAATATGCACAACTGGCGATGCCAGGAGCAGCTGTCCACCGATTCTCAGAATCCTCCTGTGCACAGCAAGGACAATATATTTATACGGAGGGATGCAGTGACACGTTCTAAACACTCCGTCATACTGCTGCCTATCATACAGGTACTGTAAAGAGGGTTAACGTGACGCGCCGGCCACTGGGGGTCATCATCCGGTGTACGCCGGGATATGTAGTCCTGTTCTGAGTATTCGCACGAGGAGACGAGTCAtttagaactacaactcccacaagGCTGTGCAGAGGTCAGTAGTGGGGCCTGTATTAGCGGCAGGCAGGACACATGAAGTTCATTCAGTGACAGGCATGCAACTGAGCGTTGATAACATAACTGGTGGTAGTCATGAGTCTGTGCCAATTTCTGTGGAGAGCTGCGGTGAGAAGGCGGCCGCTCCTTTACTGCTCACCGGATTCTCTGGAATACAGTTACAGGTCCGCCAATAGCAGCCTATTCTTACTGCCCCACGGTTGGAGAGCTCCCTCTACTGGCCGCTGCTGGGTGCAGCCCATCTTCACAGGCAGGTGCTTGTCGCAGGTTCGGGAGCAGAACAAGCGCACTTCTCTGCAGGCCAGGGCTGAAGGGGCCCCTCCATTAACTGCAGCCCAGAAAGGTACCTGCATTTTGCAATGTTGCATTTTTCTGAGAGTTGtcaccgtaatttttttttaaggaattcTACATAAACATATACACTTTATATAAAGAGTAGCATGTCTGGTTCGCACACTTCACAACATGCTTACAAAGGTTCATACAGGAGTAGGGCATGCTAAACGCTATTGGCTGAACTCCATGATGCCCAAGGGGTAGGCAAATCCACATGGCACTCATAAGCTGCCTTCCTTAGGGTAACGACCGGGCATGAGCACTCCTATATGCCGAGTTATCTGCCCAAGCACAAAGAATGAAAGAGAGACTCGGTTTTCACTTTTATCATGGGGCACTGCGGTCTCTCACTGGTATCACTGTTAGAATTGGTCATTTTCGCACACACAtagttggtatatatatattttacagtagtgataaaGCAGCACATTTACTAAAATATGTCAGTAAGCAGACCGGAAACAGAATTCATAGGCCCCATAGTAAAGTGTGATGGGCCCCACTGCCTAGTGACCGGAAACTGAAACATCAAAGGTATGTagataatagcgccatatatcagagaacccacatagcagaaagccaccaactACTTCTTCACAATACCTAGAGATCGTCCGAATCTTTGTGCTGTTACCTAAAATGTGACACTACGGCCAGGGAATGGGAAATGAGGACACAACGCCAGTGCTTGTTACATCCATTGCTGTCCTGTTTTGCAGTGAAGCGAGCGGGAGCCGACTTTACCTATCTGATTGTAGCCATTATTGGAGCTGGGGTTACCGGTAGGTAGAATCTTTTTTTCGGCTGGTCACTGCAGCAATAgttgtgtgtatatttgcattAACATTACTTCTGTTACTGTGCAGGGGGACTCTTATATGTGGTGTTCACAGAACTGTTCTCCTCTTCAAGtcccagtaaattatatggaATAGCATTTGAGAAGTGCCGGAAACACCCCGAGGTAAGCACAACGCTTAGTTCAATGGACATAAACTTTTCAtacaacttatgctgatctaatacTATACCTGGTTTCTAGCAACTTTGCAATAAATTTTctttaagaaaaaatatattatccATGCAAATTTTCCGTCATCTGGATTGCTGATCGTCTTGGTCTCCATTTATggtgattttgtgaagatatttGCAAAAATGGCATGTATGAACTCTGTAGATCTTGAACAtttatttttaggaggtgttGTGTCTCCGGCTCTACTTGGGTCATACTTTTTAGCTGCAAGCATACATTTTTctgcagagatttttttttttttttacaaaagttacactacaaaattgcatgaaggcgctCCATAGGTGTTAcgtgctgggtggcattttgaAATTGTGCCAGGGGTCTTCCTTCATAAAAATATATTGGTATGGGGgggtataatgttttttttttattttataatgcaGGTTTTAAGCGTGAACATTCTCccggttgtgaaggggttaagaacaaaGCAATACAATTTGGCTCACCAGTAAAATAGAACGTCAGAAATTCTGTGGCCCTGCGGTTTACGTTATTCTCTATATTGTGGGAAAAATTCATTTTAATCACAGTTTTTCATGTTGTTGTTTTCTTATTTATATATGCACAGGTTATTGGAGCTTTTGGTGAGCCTATCAAGGCATTCGGAGAGGCCACGAGGCGTGGAAGACGACAGCATGTTGCGTATGTATTAATGTAGGGTATTGAACATTTACGTAGATTTGAAATAGTAAGTATGAGATTCAAagtaaaccccttaaaagggataATTTTCTTAAAATTCTTTAAATACGGCACACTAATATCAATGTAAGCAACGTTTCTCAAACTTTTTACACTGGAAAATCtgtatgtaatatttttttttttttatcattacttGACATTAACTGTAACCAAATGCTCTCAGATCTATATAAAATCAGGTTCATTAAAAAAGACATTCAATGTGTCCATCTTTGGATGAGCAGCGCCTGACAAGATCTTTTACGCTCATATTTCCCACaattaaggctacgttcacacaagcgtgacagaCTTACgcgcgttattgcatctgtgctttgcgagtggcatgtttttcacgcactcgcaaggcactttttttttttttctttaatggaattgatgcgcaaatcactcgCAGCACACGAatgagattcacgttcgtgtgaatgggccctaacatttatcacctatccacaggaggaTTTTAAATTGAGTGGCGGTCGCACATGTCCGTtgtcgctccattcaatgtctgtaGCTGACTAAGTGCAGCGCACAGTTTTTCCATAGTTCAGGTGTTTCATCCACACACATTGCAAACATCCAATCTCCATAGACTAAACATTAGTAGTATAGGTCGGACTGAAGAGCTCCGTGACTTTAAACATGGGACTGTCCTAGGATGACACCTTTCCCTCAAGTCAGATTGTGACATTTCTGATCTGCCCGGGTAAAGTGCTATTATTTTGAAGTGGAAGTGTCCAGAAATAACTCCGCCATGAAGTGGTAGACTATGCAAACTCCCAAAACAGGGCTGCCGAGTGCTAAAGTGCTTGCTGTGTAAAAATTGTCTATTGCATCGCTCGATACAGAGATCAGAACTTCCTCTGGAAGTGATATCAGCATAAGAACGGTGCGTTCGGAGCTTCATTAAATGGGTTTCCATaatcgagcagctgcacacaagcctaagctgaccatgcacaatgccaagcgcaagctggagtggtgtaaagcacgccaccactggactttgGAGCATGTTTTCCGGAGTAATGAATCGCATTAAactatctgacagtctgatgaATGAATCTAGGTATGGCGGAtacctaccggaatgcatagtCCCTACTGTAAAATATGGGAAGGAGGGAATAATGGTATGTGGATGTTATTCCTGGTTTAGACTCGGCCCTTATTTCAAGTGAAGGGTAATCTTAATACtatagcatacaaagacattttacacaTATGTATGCTGCCGACTTCGTAGCAACAGTTTGGCAAAGTCTTTCCCTGTTCCAGTAATgcgccatgcacacgaacgtgcttttgcggccacaattcccccgaaaatccacgggaaaattgcgaccccattcattcctatgaggccatgcacacgactgtggtttccacagtccgtgcatggcccaggagcccggaccgcagaaagaacaggcatcttattacggccgtgttctgcggtccaggcttgtaggaaataatggacgtggccatgtgcacagccctcgatttgcgggcggcttgcaggtgacgctgccggccgacccaaaaatcacggacgTGTACATGGCTacgatcatgtgcatgaggcctaagactgtgcACAAAAAGAGTTTAGTGTGGAGGAGCTCGAGTGGCCTGCAgacagccctgacctcaacctcatcAAACACTTTTAGGATGAATAGAAACGCCAATCGCTAGCCACACCTTCCGTGTAACATCAATGTCTAACTTTACAACTGCTATTTTGAATAAAtgtgcacaaattcccacagtcaCGCCAAAATCTTGTGAAAAACCTTCCTAGAAGAGTGAAGGCTGTTATAACCACACAAGGGGGCCCATCTCCATATGgacacccatggttttggaataggATGTCCATCAAGCTAATATAGGATGTAATGGCcaggtgttcacatacttttaGCCATATAGCGTATGTATTGTGTGTATGTTGCCGGTGAAAATACCAGAGTCTGATGAGCTGTTACTATGCTAATTTAATGATGGAAGCATTTGTAAGTTTACTGTCCTATGTCTCATCCTGTGTTGTGTTTgattttgttttgttgtttttagcTCCACTGAGTACTTAAAAGATGGCGTGACGTATATGCGGTTGAAGTTTTACATTTCCGGTTCAGAGCCAAGATTGCAAGGTGTTGTGCATGTGGATTTGAAAGAGgtatattctattttctgtattaTTTATGCCCAGCCCCATGAAATCCATGCTCTTTTTACCAATATAGACCTTCTCTCCCTTTTATTTTGCAGAACCCACAAAGCAAGAAGTATGAATTTCAGTATGTAGTTGTAGAAATGGACACTATTCCACGCAGAAGTATTGTTGTGGAGGATAATCGGTATATTAATTAGGAAAGCACTGTTGTGATGAACAATCTTTTTATTGGTGTGGAAAAGCTATTCTGCAGTGTGGAATCCTTATCATGCCTTGGCAGTAAATGCTATACCAAGGGATGAGTTAAAAATGAATCGTGACTTGTTTGTGTGGAAGAAGGGAAGTCAAATGAATCATGCGGTTATTTTATTCAATAGGTAGAAGAAGACTCCTTGACCCCTTTATCAGTGATACGTGCCTATCTTCCTGCAATGGAAAAATACACAATACCAAATACCTCCACGGTCCAAAttgtgatatgtcataaatatgtcttttttttaatttgtaataaCACCAGAGCATTAAAGTAACCTAATCATACACTGTAATTCATTGCACTTTAATAAACTCCTGTCGTATATTGTACCAGCATTTCATTGCATTGTGACGGAGCTATATGTGAAGAATGAGGATGTTTTGCCAATCTATGCTACTTTAAATTGACCCAGTGTGATGGGGCTGGCTTCGCTGACAGAATGAGTCAGACGGCTAGCCCTTCATAGACACACCAAGAGGAGTAGAGAACTTCTTGCCCCCAGAGCTTTTGTCGACCCTTCACAGTAACAAGCAGCTCAGAATTTGCGGGTCTATGCCACGAACACTGAACACCTAAAATCCCTGCAGGTTTGAAAAATaaagtgtgtgtgagtgtgagatatatatatctctatccccTTTAAATTGAAATAATGTTTTGGAAACATGGTAAATCACGGTAATCTTGAAAAGATAAGACAAAGTGCAAAGATCTTATGTTCAATCGGGGTAAAAGCTCTTCCCTTTCTGTTTAATTTATCACCTCTAAACACTAACATTTGATGGAaatcattttaaaataaaaaatgatgccacAATACGGCATATTGAgactattacacacacacacacacacacacacacacacacacacacacacacacacacacacacacacacaccctccttgCATTCAGGTTGACATTCAAGaatccaatttaaaaaaaaaagttgttttagcCAGAGGTTTTTGGGCGTCTCTAGCACCAGCTGTGAAAAATCTATCGTATTTGACGGAAGAAATGTTATAGCATGCagcgatatttttttttctgctaagaTGATTGACACCGCAACGGAAACCATTATAAttcaatggggtctgtcgggcacagTTCTAACATAACTTTTCTGTAGCagtacgaggacttatttttttgtagggcaacttgtagtttttattggtaccattttggggtacagcctacttttttttatcacattttttggaaggcaggatgaacagaaaacagcagttcTACCATGATTTAGTTTTTATGACATTCACCGTGCAGGGTAAATAACAATCGTCTTAgatttggggtcgttatggacgctgcaataccaaatatgtgtagcttttaaaaaaaaaaatatatatatatatatatatatatatatatatatataattttatttttatttttctcagaaagcattttgtgagggggaaaaagtgggtttttcattacttgggatttttatttattataaactttattcaactttgtaaatttattttttttttagtcccactggaggactttactgtgcaatatATAGTTTgcgtttataatacactgcaatacttctgtattgcagtgtgtaATGCCTattagtgtgaaactgacaggcatctattaggccatTTATTTAGACAgaaagtctcacaggacacataaATATCTGGGTGTAAAGCAAAAGTCTCAACCACCCACTAAGGttattagagataaggactctaacaatgGAATATACGAACTAGAGAACAACAGAGTCCATAATTATCAAGtatgaaaaatagaaaatctttattaataacaaaAAACAGAATCTAAAACAAGTCTGTATCTGGATCACCAATATACATGTACATTAATCAAAGATTTGTACACACAATATGTATAGCATGAGAGGTCAAATTGATATTAACTCCAATCTGGGATATATCTACACAAATAGGCATCGGTCAGGATAACGCAGAGGAAGAGTAAGAAGCTCAGTATGAGAGCTTACACATGCTTAAAGTGGCTGGTGCATTGGATATACATATAAAACCTGACAGAGCCTAACTAGTGCACTTACCCATGCTTAAAAAAGTAGTAGCGTGACCCGAAGTGTAAGGTAGCACCTAATAGGCATTCACTGAAgggagacctgggggcctttgttgtaACTCTTGAGATCCTGCCACAgaatctcaatagggttgaggtctagACTTAGACTTTGCCTTTCCAACACCTtgattgattattttttttagtccatcAAATGTCGATTTTCTGGTGTGCTTGGGCTCGTTGCCCTTTTGGATGAACCAATATCAACCCAGATTCTAGACAGATGGCCTTATATGCGTCTCAAGAATATTCTGGTATAAAGTGGATTTCATTATCTAGATGACTGCAAGTATCCCGGTCCTGTGCTTGATAGTTGGTTTCGGGTATTTGTGGTGATATTCTATTTTGGTTTTCGCGAAACATCTTACTGTTTATGTTGACCAAACATTCCCACCTTGGGCTCAAAAGTTCAAAGGGTATTGTTCCAGAAGATTCAGAGTTTGTTCAGTAGTGCTGCCATATTCTTTTTGGAGAGAAGGGGCTTTTTGTTAGCCACCCGTCTATGAAAGCCATACTTTTCCTAAT is from Rhinoderma darwinii isolate aRhiDar2 chromosome 5, aRhiDar2.hap1, whole genome shotgun sequence and encodes:
- the TIMM21 gene encoding mitochondrial import inner membrane translocase subunit Tim21 isoform X3, whose translation is MSLCQFLWRAAVRRRPLLYCSPDSLEYSYRSANSSLFLLPHGWRAPSTGRCWVQPIFTGRCLSQVREQNKRTSLQARAEGAPPLTAAQKVKRAGADFTYLIVAIIGAGVTGGLLYVVFTELFSSSSPSKLYGIAFEKCRKHPEVIGAFGEPIKAFGEATRRGRRQHVASTEYLKDGVTYMRLKFYISGSEPRLQGVVHVDLKENPQSKKYEFQYVVVEMDTIPRRSIVVEDNR
- the TIMM21 gene encoding mitochondrial import inner membrane translocase subunit Tim21 isoform X1 produces the protein MSLCQFLWRAAVRRRPLLYCSPDSLEYSYRSANSSLFLLPHGWRAPSTGRCWVQPIFTGRCLSQVREQNKRTSLQARAEGAPPLTAAQKVKRAGADFTYLIVAIIGAGVTGGLLYVVFTELFSSSSPSKLYGIAFEKCRKHPEVIGAFGEPIKAFGEATRRGRRQHVASTEYLKDGVTYMRLKFYISGSEPRLQGVVHVDLKENPQSKKYEFQYVVVEMDTIPRRSIVVEDNRPGYQNDMVELQRPVPERNGGPREKWRWCFEKAPLHISEAAHVFEGHHGDVPVRNSAFACVKCFLDQVMFAIVLFGAMISIVFS
- the TIMM21 gene encoding mitochondrial import inner membrane translocase subunit Tim21 isoform X2, with protein sequence MSLCQFLWRAAVRRRPLLYCSPDSLEYSYRSANSSLFLLPHGWRAPSTGRCWVQPIFTGRCLSQVREQNKRTSLQARAEGAPPLTAAQKVKRAGADFTYLIVAIIGAGVTGGLLYVVFTELFSSSSPSKLYGIAFEKCRKHPEVIGAFGEPIKAFGEATRRGRRQHVASTEYLKDGVTYMRLKFYISGSEPRLQGVVHVDLKENPQSKKYEFQYVVVEMDTIPRRSIVVEDNRYIN